From Thermus albus, one genomic window encodes:
- a CDS encoding NUDIX hydrolase: protein MRRKRQVRVARKRVVSAGGVVLRGRGPEVLVVSLKGGRVVTLPKGQVEPGERYPETAVREVREETGVEATALSPLGKVRYYFTVRNGGEPVTVSKEVHYFLMAYRGGEPKPQLSEVEAAFFLPVSEALERLSYPNEREMLRKALARWRPSRLDSSPGPEA from the coding sequence GTGCGAAGGAAGCGACAGGTCCGGGTGGCCAGGAAACGGGTGGTGTCCGCCGGGGGCGTGGTCCTGCGGGGGAGGGGGCCGGAGGTGTTGGTGGTGTCCCTGAAGGGGGGACGGGTGGTGACCCTGCCCAAGGGCCAGGTGGAGCCCGGGGAGCGCTACCCGGAAACGGCGGTGCGGGAGGTGCGGGAGGAGACCGGGGTGGAGGCGACGGCGCTTTCCCCTTTGGGCAAGGTGCGCTACTACTTCACCGTGAGGAACGGGGGAGAACCGGTTACGGTGAGCAAGGAGGTGCACTATTTTCTCATGGCCTACCGGGGAGGCGAGCCCAAGCCTCAGCTTTCCGAGGTGGAGGCGGCCTTCTTCCTACCAGTTTCCGAAGCTCTGGAACGGCTTTCTTATCCCAACGAGCGGGAGATGCTGCGCAAGGCCCTGGCCCGTTGGCGCCCTTCCCGGCTGGATTCCTCCCCGGGGCCCGAGGCCTAG
- the meaB gene encoding methylmalonyl Co-A mutase-associated GTPase MeaB, with amino-acid sequence MTPGQENQAQELLHRFRQGDTRALARALTLVEAGHPLGQELLKRLRGQGQAKVVGVTGSPGAGKSTLTDRLILEARKRGERVGVLAVDPSSPFTGGAILGDRIRMMRHHQDPGVYIRSLASRGALGGLAGATVAALALLEAFGFDRIFVETVGVGQSEVDIARVADTTLLVLTPAAGDAVQAFKAGVMEIADLFAVNKFDLPGGERIIQELKSALELAPPRPGGWRPPIYPTVAATGEGVEALFEGLEAHYQHLLAHGLLEAHRLERARFEVESVIQEWGRKRTQGAEDLVARVARGELSPEEAAWALLDPKAHP; translated from the coding sequence ATGACGCCAGGGCAGGAAAACCAAGCCCAAGAGCTCCTGCACCGCTTCCGCCAAGGGGATACCCGGGCCTTGGCCCGGGCCCTCACCCTGGTGGAAGCGGGGCACCCTTTGGGCCAGGAACTCCTAAAGCGCCTACGAGGACAGGGCCAGGCCAAGGTGGTGGGCGTCACGGGAAGCCCGGGGGCAGGCAAAAGCACCCTCACGGACCGCTTGATCCTGGAGGCCAGAAAGCGGGGGGAGCGGGTGGGGGTTTTGGCCGTGGACCCCTCCAGTCCCTTCACCGGGGGGGCCATCCTGGGGGACCGCATCCGCATGATGCGCCACCACCAGGACCCCGGGGTCTACATCCGTTCCTTGGCCTCGAGGGGAGCCCTGGGGGGCCTGGCGGGGGCCACCGTGGCCGCCTTGGCCCTCCTGGAGGCCTTCGGCTTTGACCGCATCTTCGTGGAAACCGTGGGGGTGGGCCAAAGCGAGGTGGACATCGCCCGGGTGGCGGATACCACCTTGCTGGTCCTCACCCCGGCGGCGGGGGATGCGGTGCAGGCCTTCAAGGCCGGGGTGATGGAGATCGCCGACCTTTTCGCCGTGAACAAGTTTGACCTACCCGGGGGGGAGAGGATCATCCAGGAGCTGAAAAGCGCCTTGGAGCTAGCCCCACCCCGCCCCGGGGGCTGGCGCCCCCCCATTTACCCCACGGTGGCGGCCACGGGGGAAGGGGTGGAAGCCCTCTTTGAGGGTCTGGAAGCCCATTACCAGCACCTTCTAGCCCACGGGCTCCTCGAGGCCCACCGTCTGGAGCGGGCCCGGTTTGAGGTGGAAAGCGTCATCCAGGAGTGGGGGCGGAAGAGGACCCAAGGTGCAGAGGACCTGGTAGCCAGGGTGGCCCGGGGGGAGCTTTCCCCGGAAGAGGCCGCCTGGGCCCTCCTGGACCCCAAGGCCCACCCCTAG
- a CDS encoding RidA family protein: MEAVSTDKAPQAIGPYSQAVRAGGLVFVSGQIPLRPDGTLVEGDIRAQTEQVMENLKAILEAAGSSLSRVVQTTCFLADMEDFPPFNEVYARYFSPPYPARATVAAKALPKGVRVEVACLALAD; the protein is encoded by the coding sequence ATGGAAGCGGTCAGCACCGATAAAGCCCCTCAAGCCATCGGCCCTTACTCCCAAGCGGTGCGGGCGGGTGGGCTGGTCTTCGTCTCCGGCCAGATCCCCCTGAGGCCCGACGGCACCTTGGTGGAGGGGGATATCCGCGCCCAGACGGAGCAGGTGATGGAGAATCTGAAGGCCATCCTGGAAGCCGCGGGATCTTCCCTATCCCGGGTGGTGCAAACCACCTGCTTCCTAGCGGACATGGAGGACTTTCCTCCCTTCAACGAGGTCTACGCCCGCTATTTCTCTCCCCCCTACCCCGCCCGGGCCACGGTGGCGGCGAAGGCCCTGCCCAAGGGGGTCCGGGTGGAGGTGGCTTGCCTTGCCCTGGCGGATTAA